Below is a genomic region from Mustela lutreola isolate mMusLut2 chromosome 1, mMusLut2.pri, whole genome shotgun sequence.
CAGTAGGAAAGACATTGCCTCATTGGATTCATGTTGGCCATCATCAGGAGCCTGTGATGTTACAAACTAGGGACCACCTTAGCAAAAATTCACTGAGAATGTATTTGATTCTAGGAAACTAAAGAAACAACACAGAATGGAGCACTGGAACTCCACCTTGGGAAGTGGCTTTATATTGATGGGGATTCTGAATGACAGTGGGTCTCCTGAACTGCTCTGTGCCACAATCACAGTCCTGTACATGTTGGCCCTGACCAGCAATGGCCTGCTGCTCTTGGTCATTACAGTGGATTCCCGGCTCCACGTGCCCATGTACTTCCTGCTCAGGCAGCTCTCACTCATGGATCTCCTCTTTACATCTGTTGTCACTCCCAAGGCTGTCATGGATTTTCTGCTCAATGAAAACACCATCTCCTTTGTGGGCTGTGCCCTTCAGATGTTTCTGGCATTGATGTTGGGTGGTGCAGAGGATCTGCTACTGGCCTTCATGGCCTATGACAGATATGTGGCCATTTGTCATCCTCTGAACTACATGGTCTTCATGAGGCCAAAGGTCTGCTGGTTCATGGTGGCCACAGCCTGGGTACTGGCATCCATAAGTGCCTTTGTTTATACTGTGTATACCATGCACTATCCCTTCTGCATGTCCCGGAAGATCAGGCACCTGCTCTGTGAGATCCCACCTTTGCTGAAGTTGGCCTGTGCAGATACCTCTAGATACGAACTGTTTGTGTATGTGATGAGTGTAACCTTCCTGATGCCCCCTCTTTTTACTATTATTTCCTCTTATGCACTAATCCTGTGTACTGTATTTCGGGTGCCTTCAAGTGAGGGGAAGCAGAAAGCCCTAGTCACCTGCTCTTCCCACCTGATGGTGGTTGGGATGTTCTATGGAGCTGCCACATTTATGTATGTCCTTCCCAGTTCACTCCATAGCCCTAAGCAAGACAACATCATCTCTCTTTTCTACACAGTTGTCACTCCAGCCCTGAACCCCCTTATCTACAGCCTGAGGAATAAGGATGTTATGAGAGCCTTGAAAAGAGTCCTGGGAAAATACATGCTGTGACACAGTCCAGCATCTAGGGAGAGCTTCTGGCTGTCCCTCAGAGTTCATTTCTCTTCAAAGATTTCTGCTAATGTCCCATGGTAAAAACACCGTAATGCAATGGCTACATTTTAATAGTTAAATGAAGGaatgtaatttgtttttttaattttttttattttcagcataacagtattcattatttttgcaccacacctatggatctatgcaatctgtgcccactataatacccaccacctggtaccatgacctcccaccccccgccccttcaaaaccctcagattgtttttcagagtccatagtctctcatggctcaccttcctttccaatttcccccaactcccttctctctatctccccatgtactccatgctatttgttatgctccataaataagtgaaaccatataattgactctctctgcttgacttatttcactcagcataatctcttccagtctcgtccatgttgctacaaaagttgggtattcatcctttctgatggacgcataatattccatagtgtatatggaccttatccatttgtccgttgaagggcatcttggttctt
It encodes:
- the LOC131821805 gene encoding olfactory receptor 2AG1-like, translating into MEHWNSTLGSGFILMGILNDSGSPELLCATITVLYMLALTSNGLLLLVITVDSRLHVPMYFLLRQLSLMDLLFTSVVTPKAVMDFLLNENTISFVGCALQMFLALMLGGAEDLLLAFMAYDRYVAICHPLNYMVFMRPKVCWFMVATAWVLASISAFVYTVYTMHYPFCMSRKIRHLLCEIPPLLKLACADTSRYELFVYVMSVTFLMPPLFTIISSYALILCTVFRVPSSEGKQKALVTCSSHLMVVGMFYGAATFMYVLPSSLHSPKQDNIISLFYTVVTPALNPLIYSLRNKDVMRALKRVLGKYML